The following are encoded in a window of Salinibacter ruber DSM 13855 genomic DNA:
- the atpF gene encoding F0F1 ATP synthase subunit B yields MTALFAQSLVTPSVGLIFWKTVAFLIFLYILYRFGWGPITESLEEREEEIEHSIQRAEEALEEAKAIQAENEEARREAEQKAQQILREARDSAEELREEEKAKTRREIQEMKEQAQAEIEREKQAALQELRDEVADLAIEAAQKIIENDLDADRHRQLVDDALDDFPTN; encoded by the coding sequence ATGACCGCCCTGTTTGCCCAAAGCCTCGTCACCCCATCGGTGGGGCTCATTTTCTGGAAAACCGTCGCGTTCCTCATCTTCCTCTACATCCTCTACCGATTCGGGTGGGGGCCGATCACCGAGTCGCTGGAGGAACGAGAGGAGGAGATTGAGCACTCCATCCAGCGCGCCGAAGAGGCCCTCGAAGAGGCCAAGGCGATTCAGGCGGAGAACGAAGAGGCCCGCCGTGAGGCGGAGCAGAAGGCCCAGCAGATCCTCCGGGAGGCCCGCGACTCGGCCGAAGAGCTCCGCGAGGAGGAGAAGGCCAAAACGCGCCGTGAGATCCAGGAGATGAAGGAGCAGGCCCAGGCCGAAATCGAGCGTGAAAAGCAGGCGGCCCTCCAGGAGCTCCGTGACGAGGTGGCCGACCTCGCCATTGAGGCGGCTCAGAAAATCATCGAGAACGACCTGGACGCCGACCGGCACCGGCAGCTCGTGGACGATGCCCTCGACGACTTCCCGACGAATTAG
- the atpE gene encoding ATP synthase F0 subunit C, producing the protein MDPAALAYLAAGLGAGISAVGAAIGIGRLASSSMDGAARQPEAAGDIRGLMIVSAGLIEGVALFALIICLLLVLFV; encoded by the coding sequence ATGGACCCCGCTGCTCTTGCATACCTCGCCGCCGGTCTCGGAGCCGGCATTTCTGCCGTTGGCGCCGCGATCGGAATTGGCCGGCTGGCCAGCTCCTCAATGGACGGGGCGGCTCGCCAGCCCGAAGCCGCCGGAGACATTCGAGGCCTCATGATTGTCTCTGCCGGTCTTATTGAGGGTGTGGCCCTGTTTGCCCTCATTATTTGCCTCCTCCTCGTCCTCTTCGTCTAA